One Xyrauchen texanus isolate HMW12.3.18 chromosome 26, RBS_HiC_50CHRs, whole genome shotgun sequence genomic window, ttccaaaatgttactgggtgaagtagtaggttttgtTTACACTCTCCAGAAAAAAATATTCTTACAATTAGTTTACTagtctctgtatattaagctggaGTTGGAGATAGTATTTTAATATAGACAAACTTTTACACACATCACCttgaaatataatatttatggGAAAGTTAAACGAATGTTTACATGCCAAATTGTAGTCTTATCAAGTGATTTAAGTTTTTTCCTTGCATGAGTAATCCTACAGCTTTCTATAAACCTTTTGGACCATGTTTACCATTCAAAACATTTCCCCATTTTGACAGTCATATGCATGGTTAAAGTTCAGCCACAATTATGATGTAGCATTACTGTCAAGGCCAGATTCACCAGTGATTTACTTTTTCCAGCCAGTGTTTAGACTATCTATGGAGAATTTACACCTGTTCCTGGCTGAGCACAGTATGATTTGAATCTCAAGAATTTCTCAAGATCAGTTTCCTTTGTCTTTGCTACTGGCAATGAGTCAGCTGATTACAGTGGAAAAGAGTGCTCTTAGGACTCTCAAGCTAGAAAGACCTCAAATAGCCATGTTCTCTAAATCGtatgcaaacacaacacaaatattGTCCAGTGTGGTTTCTGTGACACCTGTTTATGTCATAACAAAGCAGAAGTAGATATTTCCCATGCTCAGAGAGAAGGTTGTTTTACTCTAAAGGGAGAGGAAGCGTAGAAAACCTGTTCTGTTCCTGCTTAACAACATGACAAAAGCACACATCAGATTCTGAGTCATCATTGAGATATTCTactgtcaaaaaaaaacaaaaaacattactaCTAAAAATAATCAGTATTAAATCCTCATCCTGGCTGTGTTGGAACTCCAAACCCGAAGGCCTCATCGTCTACAGTATTCTACGATGCATTCTGAAATATTCCACACTTTTTTGTTGGAACTGCAGGAACCTTCCTCTTATCCCCTTCCTCAAAAATATTGACAGTGTAATGTAGTCTCCCCTCACAATCATTTTAATGGGCAcatattttcctttcttttggGCATTGATAGCCCACTAAAAATACCTGTttatctttctcattaattacaaTCTGATAATGATCTGGTATTTAAAGCATCAAAAACAGTCTGCATTCTCTTGAGTCTATTCTAAAATAGCCCTCTGGTTGGCGAAACAGGTGCTTGCTCTACCAAATTAAGCATTGACAATGGGGACAAAGGTTCCAAAGTGACTTTGTGGGGCATACAGTAATTTTTACATGATTACAAATTTGATCCTggtcacacattttatttttccatcaCAATGTGTCAACTGTCTTGTGTGCCCTGAAGGCTGGTAAACTATTTCCTAAAGTATAATGGGCTACAGGACATAGTAGAGGCTCAAATTGATTTTGTGAGTCATTTGCAGTTTTGCAAGATTCCTTTTGACCTCTTTTTATGTATGAACCCTtcagtttaaattaaacaaacatcCCTTTGTAGAAAAATCTATGGATATTTTACAAAGGGCAAAACCACTCCCTTGTCTTTCTCTTTATGGCGATGACTCATCAGCACATTATCAAATATGAACTGCAAATATAGAGTACAACACCCGATCGCTCAGACACTGACCTTTTTTACCAAGCAGTTATGGAGAGAAGGCAAATATATGTCATTATGGTTGACACACATTTAACATATTGGTGAGAAAATAAGCACAGGCTTAGTGCAACTAATGAACACAACATAGACGGAATGTCGAAATAAAGTTAATCATTGCCAGCCACGTGTTTTGATGTAGAGGGAAAAATATGAATGcataaagttatttggattacaCAATGTCGAACATATGGAGTAATTTGTGCAAGTACACAACATTTACAAAATTGTACAAGAATGTAGAGTCCAACTTTTCATGAACATGACTAAAATCCTTTGCGTGCTGCTTTTCTTGACTTCTGaggtggaaaaaagaaagtctagCGTTATAGTTTCTGGAAGTGGGTTGAGTAGCATGTGCCGAATGCTCCGTGAATGTGTCACTAAAGACTCTGAACCGGGCATAGTTCCAGCAGCATTGGGAAGCCCGATTCATTTGAGCGAATCGGTTCGTCCGGACGGTTCGTTTAAAAGAAATGGTTCGATAAAACCGATTCACCAATTCTTTTGAGTCATCCGTCAAAAAGGTGTCACCTGAAGTTTCAAATtagttgtaaaatatattttttcttaaacaTTGCTCTTTATCGCTATGTTTTCGAATCAAGGATCGtcaatgacacaaatgctgtgttGTTTATGCTTCCATGTCACCTCAGTTTTTAGTGGAGTGATTTACAAACGCTTGTTGGTTCGAAcgaatcattaaaacattttattttgtagtaaattttattttacttaaatattCCTCTTTATCGCTATTTTTTCAATTAGATTACTGACATATGACACAAATACTGTGTTGTTTAAACTTCTAGCAATCATTTCATCTCACAATTCTCCATGACAGTGGAGCGATTCACAAACTCTCGTCGGTTCGAACAGAtcaaaaagaaccagttcaaaagaaCGACTCGTTAGCGAATCAGATTTCACCACGGTTGAAAGTAGAGCTCAGACAAAAGCATCAGTAGTTCATTGAGACAGATCACCCTTCAGGGGCTTTAATTCAACATTGCTTCTTCTTACAGCATCTTTCGTTCAAGCCACTGTTCTCCAACGAGCTATAAATTGCTAAATGCAAAAGCTGAAAAAAGGATGGATAAACGGAACGGCAAATTCATGATACACACACTTTTtgtgcatttatttccattgatTAGGAACTAGGATCTTCTCGTTTTGCAGCGCGGGGCACACATCTTTTTCTGgaaatatgtgtatgtgagattAGTCGGATAGTCCGACTCACGGACTCTGTTAGAGAACTGTCTGTTTTAGGTTCATTGTAGTTTGTAAGCATGAGTGTGCAGTGGATTCATAATCCGGTACCGGGAAGACACGGACACAAGCGCTTTGACACGGACGAGCCTGTGGCCAAATGTCCTAGGCTCAGCGAGTCTTCGGCTGATGCGGGTCTTTTGGTTTCCTCGCCGGGATCTCCGGTCAGCGGAGCTCCTCTGAGCGTCACTCCAACCCACCAGGGTCCCACTCGCATCGGGCAGTTCCTGCTGGTTCCACTGACCGATCGACCGGGGGTGCACAGCGCTTTAGACATGGACACAGGAGAGGAACTGGTCTGCAAAGTAAGTGACATACAATAATGTACACAACCCATTTACGTTGAGACCTAGCAAAAAttatcatgtatttatttattcatttatttataacatCATTACTGTATTTGGTACATAAAACGAattacaaatgtatatttatatttcataatttttttaattattataagcCTTATAATATTTAGTATCACATTAAAGCCGGACCTTCACATAAGTGTCATAAAGGCAATGACAAATAATTGCATGCTATATTAATTTAAGCACTAGTGTTGtgtttttgaatttgtattttggTTTCATTGACTTACCCTctcaaaacttaaattaaaatgtgaacaCGGGTATTTTATTGCCATCTGCAGGTGTTTGATATGAGCCAATACCAGCAGAAGATAAGCTCCTACAGCATGCTGTCAAAGCACAAGAACATTGCACAGATCAAAGACATAGTTCTTGGGGAGCGCAAAGCCTATGTGTTCGAGGAGAAGGATTTTGGCGACATGCACACCTTTGTAAAGAGCAGCAAGAGGCTTCCTGAAGACCTGGCCTCCAAGCTTTTCTTCCAGGTGGCATCCGCAGTGAACCACTGCCATCAAGTTGGCATTGTTTTGGGGGACCTCAAGCTTCGCAAGTTTGTGTTCTCAAATGAGAAAAGGTGAGAGTCATTGTTATAAATAAACATGTGTGTGCACAAACTTAGCTATTGTTTGGGGATAAAATTGTACCCAAAAGAAGGGATGCACCTATGTATTGGTTGCCGATATTTGTTGGCCAATTATTgacaaaattaaaaccattgggtatcggttataagcatgaaaacgtTCATATGAAAAAACGATAGTGCATTAAAAATTAATTATCATCACACTTTGTTAAAACTCTGTGAATTCACATGCATGATCCAGAAATAAGCACTCAGAAgaacatataatattaaatttttattctttctcgTTTTCACGTTAATGTGGAAAAACTGCCATAAGTTGACATGGCAGTTGTGAGCATGCCTTCGACTTACCTTCAGGCTACATGATGAGGCAAACCATACAAAAGCAGACTTTGACCATTAATGCTGcatttaagattgaaatcacaatatggccTTGCGTGattaccagggctggactggtaatctggcatacaaggcattttcccggtgggccgacacactttgagGCCAATCaggtgcggactggccattgggagaaccgaacaggctggtgggtcggccactaaatgggccaaatgggtcacgataagctaaaatgaatcaccgcgttatgcagaatggaccacaaaagtGCGAAAGCATAGCGAACACCCAATGACTCACAAAATCAATTTGAGCCTCTACCATGTCCTGTAGCCCATGTCCTGCTATGTAAAatcagggccgatttctcttcccagtccagccctggtgattACTAAAACTTAAAAGGCTGTGTTTGCTTTCAGAGATTCAGTCAGTACTGTGTGATCAAGTGGCGCCCTCTAGAGGTCTGGATGGCATTATCCGTTATCAAGTATACCACTAtaataaatactttaaaaagGTTTTGATTTCCTTTGGTTAAAACTTATTTTCCCCTTGATGTGGTTGACATATCTATGGAATTCTATGGAACATATGCATATATGgtagtacatactgtatatagtacatACAcgtaaaatgtgagttctgttgttttgaactgcaaaaataaaataaatacatatcaatcatcatgttatcaAATGTAGTTATTTTTGGTATATTTTTGTATCTTCTATTTATatttcattgtggctctctttaaaattgtggcctgtcatgtgttcaacagattcaATCCATGTTCAacggtaataaaaaaaaaaagatttttaaaaatgaaaaaaagatttttttacctctttgtacatttttaaagaataattcCTAAGTAAAACAGTGAGTTGATGACGAAACAGTgagtggcaaaatatcggtatcaTATCAGCCAAAACGTTTcgtatctgtgcatccctaccCATAAATAACATAAATTTGACAAAACCTCTTTTGGGCCCATTTTGGGATATCCTCGTTTTTAGGTAAACAATGATGTAAATAaagattgttttcttttttattattatatctaaaattctaaataataataataataacaaataaaaaagtgtTCTTAGAGGATTAGGTTGTGGGTTAGGATTAGTCGATAGTCGGTACCAATGAAGTTTGTGTTAAAATGGGTGTTTCTGGGACCTGCCTGGTGCAGTATGATGCATAATGTGACATCAGCAGCGTTATATTGGGCGAATTGTGTCAGTTCTCGTTTAATTTGTTTCTCACTTCCTTCCACCTTTGTGGCAAATCGCAGGTGATTTGTGCCACTTCCCTAAAGATTCAAAGGAACAAACCTAAAACATTCACTTACTCATGTTTCTCTGTAAGAGGAACAACACAAGTAATGAGATCTCTGGATCTGTTTTTTGTCACGAGTCCTCTAAATTATGtaagtaaattatatataaaatatgtaaatatatatatgaaaagcAAATGGCCTACATTTTTATCTGGTCTACACCAAGCCTGTGTTGTGTAGTACAATGTAATCACAGTCCATCTGCAGTCACAAGTAGATAGGTTTGTCATTTCTGGGACAACATTTTAAAGGCTGACCTTTGGGCATCGGCGTGCTTGTGAGTGAATGGAAATAGACAAGAACGTGTAAGAGGATGTAGTCACCCTTCTCTCATAGCAGCCAGCGGGTGCAGTGAGATGAGTCATAGCAATACACTTACAGAGGGAAAACTTACCATTCAGGATCATGTACTTACAAATACAATGCTCAACTCCTAAAGACGGCATCAGTTGTAGGCAAGCAGTGCCAACTATGGACATTGCGACACTGGCAAACTGGCAGTCTGGTCTGACAGACGCGTCTAGCACCGACGTGACCAGGGCATGATGACATTTGGGGGGATGAGAAGTGCAAAGCTGCTATCTCTATTTTCTTTCACTTTGTGCAGTACCAAGAAGAATAACACACTGACAGCTTATGCAAAGTGTTATAACATGTTTTTCTTACTCTGCGAAAACATTTCCTCATGCAAAGGTTATTGCCGCTGTATTACGTGACACTGAAataatttattctgatttatCAATTCTGCGGTCTAATATTTTACGACAATGAATGCTGAACTGTCTAtttgggtgtgatcacattaagattactcatgatttttttttctttacagttCTGTTCTTTATATGTATAGCGACAATTCCGAtgtgaaatgttaaatgttaaaaatgagttaaatgttctcctaaGCAGATGAGATTTTTAAGGTTAAAAGCTCTCCATTCATCggtactgtggactaattgcaaaaaaaattataattttttcagaaCACCCCCCAAATTAATACAAGATTTtaattattcataataaatactatatatgttcacaatcttatgatgaaccaaaatttttgaaaacttttttgttGTAAAAAAGAACTTTGTAACCTGgcactctaatgcattttagccctcacagatgtgttcgtccatagacattcagtctaatttttggttcatgcaccaccctcattgtttcatCGAATATATTGGCCTCttagtggactagaagctcaatgcATTTTATCACCAATAGTTGATAGCATatttttctgattatttgtttATCATGCTTTTCCAGCTGGactacatattttgttttggacattttataGACATAATGTTGTGTTATTCATACAAgtaagctcacagacaagtaaacaataaatggctcattGTGTAGATAATTGCCTATGGAAAAAGCGAATCTAAAGTTTTGGGCTACTTTACCCCTCATTTTCCCCCATCtatagtagaattgtttagtgaGTAAAAGTTGTTGaacaatgaaataataaaaaaaccatTATTTCTTgtccatttatttacttatttggtaaaCATGTAATAATCAGTATAATCTACAATCACAGTAATGTATAgtttgcaataatgaccagctgactgtacattattcattcaaaatataGTATATAGTCCttttgagctgaaactttgaGCCAAAATATTTTCCGTAGGCCAAATGCAGGTTCCATACCTGGAATAGCTTTTACGAAATGCAACGATGATGAGTGTTGGATAAGCGACAGGCAAATAAGGTTGAAACCTTGATAACGCTGAGATATGGTGCATGATCACAAACAAAAAAGACGCTTGCTGACCTGGAATGTGTTTGTAGTTAGATTGTGAAACGGACAGGGGCTGTTCATGCGTCACTGATGTATAAGCAGTGTTCAAGGGCTGGCAGATGCGTGAGCATGAGATACAGGTGCGGCAAGAACACAGTAGACCTGCAGCATGGCAATCATTTGTTCTATCgctcagtctttctgtctgtctgtcacacacacacacacacatcggcaCACACAGGGCTATGACTCATTCTCTCCAGCTCTCTGGCAGAATGCTGTTGTGTCATCTACAAACCCCCCAAACTGAGGCTGATAGCCGGTGATGAAACACAATACCATGCATAGCAGCTCATGTTTTACTGAAAGGGATACCATCAGACAAacgtacacatatacacacacacaaactcataggTCATTAAATCTAGACAGTGTTAATTTCCACCGGGATATTCCTAGACTACTAGCGAATTGTGTCCTATTGGAAATTCAGCTAAACTTAGCCACGAGTCTACAAGATTTCATTGGCGAGTGCTACAGAGAGAGGAAGtctgtttattgtgtgtgtgcgcTGTGGAAACTCTGGTGCATGCATTTGTTTAAACGAAGGCCATAATTAGACAAGGCTCTGTCCTTTAGCTGTTGTGGTAGCACTGTTTGAGAGTCAGAACACTAACTGTAGAGTCTCTTCCATGATTTCAATGCACTGCAATCTGTGATCTAAACAAAAGTGACAGAGAGATATTTGAGTTTAATGTACAATAAAGAAGGGCTTCCAGACATTGCTTAATTTAGCAGTGGAAGAGCGAATTCTCTCAAGATACTAAATCCATCATCGGCAGACCCACACGGAATCAGCACCCGCAGAACTCCTCAGAAAGGTCCGTAGATATCTGCTGAACTGGAAGGCCTGACAACGGCTGAcgcatttgtttattaaatattttggcaagGTGATTTTGTCAAGTAAGACATATTTCTGGATCAACATcctttgttggtcctggaacaacattcatGCCAAAGTAACAAAgtcctaaccctaatcctaatcccAAATCTAACCATAACCAACCCTTAAAATAAGAGTAAAATAATAGGTTGATTAGAATGGTGTACATCCCCAGCCCCCCTTAAATTTGATTGGTTAATCAAAATAATCAGAGTCCATCTGCaatgtttttctatgttaaaatggTAGACGACCCTTACTTATAAACAAAattcagcatttaaaaaatgcatctcaTATCACCTGCGTTCTATTCTATTTGTTGCATTTCGTTTAGCTTTTTTAACACAAGAACATGCACAAGAACACATTTGGTATGAAAGGCTCCTTGTCAAAATCACTGTCACCTTCAGTGCTATTAATAACAGTGTTGTACTCTCAGCTCAGTTTGACACTTTTTAACGTGTTAAAAATCCATTCTGCAAAATTCTACAGATTTCTCACCCAAAAATAGTGCAGAAAATAAGAGTTCTGTAGATTCCATCTGGGCCTAATCATTGGACAAATATTGCTGTATCTGAATGGGTTGTAAAGTACAAAGACCAAAATATACTCTAGCAAGCTCGATTTTGTGCACTGTTGCATTCCAAAAAATGTCCAATTCATAAGAGAGCAcaacgttgccacaaggggctaTTTAGCCGACATTATTGTTAACTGTCCGCTTCTACTGTGAGTTTCCTCATTCAAACCAACTACTGTCATGTCAGATCaaaagtttgaagagaatattgctaagCAATGTCAATTaaatttggggcggctgtggacACTATGTACACGTACTTGCCTAGGCCAGtcctatgaatttctttacacCCATATTACAATGATTCTTGTGTGCTACTCATTATTAACAACACTGATCTGTTTGTTTTAGGACCCATTTGAAGTTAGAGGGTCTTGAGGACAGCCATATTCTGTCTGGAGAGGACGACTCGATGTGCGACACGCACGGATGCCCAGCATACGTGAGTCCTGAGATCTTGAATGGTGGAGGGAGCTACTCAGGCAAGCAGGCAGACGCATGGAGCCTCGGCGTTATGCTGTACACAATGCTGGTGGGCCGCTACCCTTTCCATGACCTGGACCCCGCTACTCTGTTCTCTAAGATCCGCCGGGGTACATACTGCCTCCCCGAGGGGCTGTCTTTAAGGGCACGCTGTCTACTTCGAAGTTTGCTCAGAAAGGACCCCAGCGAAAGACTTACCGCCGCAGAGGTGCTTATTCACCCGTGGTTCAATGGCAAAATACAGGATACAGTAAATGCAGGAAATGAAGTTATCCTCAGAGAACAGACAGTGCCCCAGATAGAAGTGGGGCAGGACGAGGATCTTTTCTCCTGAGAAAACCAATATAGCTTGAAAATGGACCAACACTGTTCAGCattctctttgttttgttttctgtgttttctgtttgttttctgttttgtttcaaatgcattttgtatAGATAAAGAAGTATAAACACAGTAAAAACAAGTGTATTCTGTATCGATAAGGCCGACTAATCGGatgatattttgccattttgagattatcggcATAGGCTGATTAAAATTCTAGTttaaggtatgactgtgtgtaatttattttgtagaacaaaacatgcaAGTCTTTTCAAGTAATGTAAAAGGGTTAGTTTACCTCAAAATTAAAATTCGGTCAGAATGTCTTTCTTAGGtgctgacagcctcagtcaccatttagtttcattgtatgtaacaaagatgcagtgaaagtgaatgatgacagaggcTGTTgttctcattttacattccatggaagaaagaattattcctttaactacacaaatagacaaaaaaaaaaaaaaaactattctaaaaataatgtatctaatttactataagtaaattacaattttatatatCTGCATTGTTATGGCTATCGGCCATACATATCgacatcggccattgaaaaaaaatccatatcggtcaacctctagtgaATACTCACTCAAAGTACTGTATCATCTGTGTCAGGTTAAAGGACAGCGTGCACAGCCAGTGTATTTTGAAGTTGTTTGGTGCTAGTAACCATTGTTGTGCTGTATGAAGTGAATGCTGAGTCTTGGCATTATGGCTCACGTGAAAGCGAATGTCACATGGTGACTAACCTCATCAAGAAGAATCAGAACATACAGTATTAATTACAAAGGAGGGGCATTGACAGACATGCGCCAGACCTGTGGCTTCACTCTTACTCTCAAAACCAGAAGTGTATGTTGACTCTGCCATTGAATACTGTGGCATGATAAGATATGAGGCGAATGGAGACACACATCCACACATTTATTCTCTCTATACATGCATTCATGCAATAAGTTGTTCTAAATCACGGATACTGTGTGTCATTCTGACTTGCGCTGTGCCAAACTGTACAGGAAACGTGTTTAAAAGTAAGACTCATTGTACTGCAAGCTATATTGAAATACTTAGTTGTAAAGGTAAAAGCCATAGATTTTTCAAGTCTGCAtgaatttcaaataaaatgtttgtggcAAGCCTTTAGATttgaaactgcaaaaaaaaaaagaattatgagGATTTTGTTCCCCCACCCAACCTCcgaccctcatgacatcccagatgtttgactatttcttctgctgaacacaaatgaaaaaatgttttgatgaatatttcagctctgtaggtctacacaatgcaagtaaagGTTGATTAAAACTTTGacgctacaaaaatcacataaaggcagtataaaggccataagactccagtggttaaacccatgtcttcagaagtgatatgattggtgtggatgagaaacagatcaatatttaagattattttttactctatttctccactttcacatcttaaagtcacatgtgataactgtttagtttcactttcatctCTGAAAGTGtaaatggagatttagagtaaaaagggattatcaatctatttctcacctgcacctatcatattacttctaaagacatagattaaaccactggtgttttatggattacctttatgtgctttttggagcttctagattctggccaacattcacttgcactgtatgaacctacagagctaaaatattcttctaaaaatcgtaatttgcattctgcaaaagaaagtaagccatgtttctggaatggcatgagggtgagtaaatgatgcaagaatGTAAATCTTTGGGTATAACTAGACATTGAATATAGAAATTTAGtaactatatatatatggcaaattatattaacatgaacattttatatacagaattttaataaataaagaaaatggcaGAACACTTAGAG contains:
- the LOC127619434 gene encoding tribbles homolog 1-like, with amino-acid sequence MSVQWIHNPVPGRHGHKRFDTDEPVAKCPRLSESSADAGLLVSSPGSPVSGAPLSVTPTHQGPTRIGQFLLVPLTDRPGVHSALDMDTGEELVCKVFDMSQYQQKISSYSMLSKHKNIAQIKDIVLGERKAYVFEEKDFGDMHTFVKSSKRLPEDLASKLFFQVASAVNHCHQVGIVLGDLKLRKFVFSNEKRTHLKLEGLEDSHILSGEDDSMCDTHGCPAYVSPEILNGGGSYSGKQADAWSLGVMLYTMLVGRYPFHDLDPATLFSKIRRGTYCLPEGLSLRARCLLRSLLRKDPSERLTAAEVLIHPWFNGKIQDTVNAGNEVILREQTVPQIEVGQDEDLFS